Below is a genomic region from Silurus meridionalis isolate SWU-2019-XX chromosome 1, ASM1480568v1, whole genome shotgun sequence.
AATTTAGCACTCTGTTTTGGTATGGTCTATGGAACTTCTCCAATTTGGGCCAAAATTCTAGCGCCACCATTGGGTCAATTTTGGacctaatttacatgtacaatttttaatttcttttaactGTGCCTGAAGTTTAAAATCCATGAGTTCAATCTGCAATATAATGTCAAATTCTGAACAAAAGTAAACAATagaattttatatacaaaaaaaataaaaaataaaaatgctgcttTCAAGCTTAAATTATTATGGACATTCATTAGTCACATTTAAATCATTCATTAGTCAGTAAcaagatttttaaaaatcttctccaaatccatcatcagcagatattacaattatatatagAGGTAGTAGACTCAGTAAAATAGACTACATATTGCGAATCTGAAGTAAAATAGTCCATAATTATTTTCTTACCACAATAACAAGGATAGCAGTgtttatgaataaaacaaaataataataaaaataacgaCCTTAAATTCTTCCAGTTATTTCAGTTGTATGATTTTGTCAGATGTGAAtagaacaaaatataaatatttgtgtctattatttatatttctataatatatattatatgcctTGTAGAATTAACCCCtgcaccccaaacacacacactcacacacacacacacacacacacacacacacacacacacacacacacacacacacagtgtgcaaACTGTGCAAAGGTTATAGGCAGGTATGAAGAAATCCTGTAATGTTAGAAtgcttttgaaaatatatattttaatttttttttttatcattttaaatttgaagtaaatgacaaaagaaaaattaaaatcaaatcaatatttggtgtgtcCATTGTTTGGGTTTCTGTTGGGGACCGTAGATGCAGTGATCAGCCAAGGAATCTTAatgcagcagatgaaagacacatcattCTTACGTCCCTCTGACATAGGAGGaggtccagcagtgccatcagcaaaaaAACGGCAGAAACCAATGGCACCCAGGTAAACCCATTTACTGTTAGAAAGTTTGACCAGAAGTGGTCTTCATGGAGGAATTGTAGCAAAAAATCTtacttatccatcatgcagCACCATCAGAGAAGGATCTGATTCTGCAGAAGGACAAAGTCccaaaacatacagccaatgtcattaaTAACTATCTTCACTGTtaagaagaacaaggagtcctggaagtaaTAATTTTCAGCCCCACAGAACCCTGATATCTCAACATCATTGTGTCTGTATGGGATTACATGAAAAGGCAAAAGGATTTGATAGCgccatccacagaagatctgtggttagttctccaagatgtcTGCAACCTAACTGCTGAGCCCAATTGTGCACTTGAAAGAATAGGTGCTGTTCTGCATGTACACAACAAAAATTGATTTCATTTGTAttacttttctatttatttacttgccatttatttctttaattactaaaaacaaatgattaacACTTATTTGTGAAAGCATTCTTACTGTAAATCGTTTTTCATACCTGCCTAAATCTTTTGCACAATACTGCATGTattgataaatatacatacaccaatcaggcataactttatgaccacctgcctaatattgtgttggtcccccttttgctgccataaCAGTCCTGACACGTTGAgctttaacagcattaacttcttctgcaatttgagctacaggagctcaaaTTGCACaaatctgtttacatttttctgtttacatttttctgctactgtgcaccttattctgtcacgacaggttttactggtgGAGCTATTgctattcttatttttatattttgtgtattgtgtattgtcctgcactgtcctgtgttgtcttgcactgtcttgtgttgtcttttgcactgtttgcaccagttgcacacatgcactttatgtggtgaggatcttagtccttggccctgtgttcttctgttctgtgactgttgttttatgttgttttatgtagcacctgggttcaggaggaacgttgtttcattttattgtgtactgcatcagctatatatggttgaaatgacaataaaagcttcttgacttgacagaGATCaaccttcgctccccacgtgcatcagtgagccttggcagcccatgaccctgtcacctgTTCATCACTGTTCATTCCTTGGAGCACATTTGATAGAAAAAGACCACTGCAGACAGAGAATATTTcagaagagctgcagttttagagatgctctgaaccagtcctctagacatcacaatttagtCCTTGTCAAACTTGCTGAAATCCTttcgcttgcccatttttcctgcttcttacacgtcaactttgaagacaaaatgttcacttgctgcctaaaaaatcccacccactaacaggtgccataatgaagagataatcagtgttatttacttcaccgctcataatgttataatgtcatgctTGAttggtgtttgtgtatatatatatatatatatatatatatatatatatatatatatatatatatatatatatatatgtgtgtgtgtgtgtgtacctttaaTTTGGTGTCTTTTTCGCAAAATCATAGTCAGGACTGAGATTCCAATCAGAAACAGCAGCAGAATCACAAACACAGTGATCACAGTGGAAGCTGAAAATCCTGTAAAAGAAACAGTCACTGTTACCTAAACGTTGAACATACATAAGGGATCAGATTAATCAAAGTCATGTAGTTAGAGTACGGATGTGATGTGCATCCGAGCAGAATCacctgctgctgatgatgatgatgacgatggtgttgttggtgatgatgaggatgatgatagtggtgatgttaatgttgatgttgatgatgatgttattgaGGATGATAATAATGGAGAAGGCTGTTTCGAGGTTAAAGCCGGGACACTTGAATCTAAAGCAGTGAAAGGTTTAGTTGGACACTGAATGACATGAAGTGAGTGAATATAATATCTGAATGATAATAAACATGTATCACaatacagtttacattttgtacGTGTGTATGGCAGCTTTTAGCAGAGAAAGTCTCTATTTATAGACTTGTGAGAAATTGCTGTTGTTGCTATTAATACAACTAGAGAAGTGAGAACATCTAGCGATCTGAAGCAAAAAACATGTGCAAAGGAAGAACAGAAAACCGATTTGAGCCTAATAAAAAATCTGCTCATCACATCATTTGGTGTGAAAGGACAGAAGTCAGAAGTCATTCAGTTCCATGTGGTAACAAACTTCTTTCTTAAAAATATCTGCTCTATTTGTACTGCTAATGTCGTTCTATTCACTAATCACCGATAATATCACAGGCTAGTGTTGGTTATGATGTGCACTGACTCTATGCTTCACACAAAGTCTCTCCACGTCTCTACAAACTCACCAGTAACTGTCAGGTTGATCTGTGTGAAATAAACCTTGTATCCATGATCAGATGTCCAGGCTGCTTCAGCTCCACACCAGAATTCACCAGAGTCTGTTTTAGCTACATTTCTAATACTCACAGTGAagatttgttctgttctgtcatCATACAGGGAGAATTTCCCAAAATGTACATCTTTTCTACTTTCTGTAACAGATTCTTTATAAACACAAGCAGCAGGTTGCAGCCCCTTGCAGAAAAATTTGTGTTGATTCTTGAGGGATTGTGGGTATTTACAGCTGATGTTCAAATCTCCTCCTACTTGGACAGTCTTATTGATGGACTTATCATAGGACAGATCTGCAAATCACAACCAGTAAGGTCAAATCAGATGTCACTCCTAGCTCTCAGTAACCACATAAAGTGTTATAAAGTATTTTCTCACATTACATATCACATTGTTTCCGCTTATAACATCTTACCTTCTCCAACATTCAGCTTTACTACAGTGTAGGTCTCTATTTCCTCAAACACACTTACAGCACATGAGTATTTTCCAGTGTCCTTCATAATCAGTTCTCTGATAAACACACTGAAGTATCCTGCACGTCTGTTGTCATGAATTGAGAATTTTCCATTATGTGTCCATTCACTGTtcagttttgttgttatttgagTAAAACACCACTGATGTGTTCCAATCTTACAGAAAGATTTTGGTTTGTCTTTATATGTATCCTCATATCTGCACTTGATGTTGACTCCTTCCCCTGCATATGCACTCACTTCTCTAGAGCCTGAGCTTCCTGTGAAAAGcaagttcaattaaaatatcattatctaataatatttatgtttatattcaaGTGAACTTTTCCCCCCAAGATGTCTTACGGGCAAATTTATGATTAAAAGAGTCATGGCAAAAAATACTAAGTACATGAACTGTTTAAggcaatcaaaaataaaatgaaatatctAAGCGAACAGTCAAACCACAAAAATAATGAGCAAAAACAGCatagaaagacaaagaaaggtGACTGATTCTGCAGccaggaaaataaaacataacaataaatattaagATGTGTTAAAATGATATTATCTATtcctataatataaaattaatgttaaaattatacttaagcatttaaataaaataccactGCCTTCTGTTTATCTTCACAAAGCTCTAGTGTCATTAGAGCTTTGTGAAGATAAACAGAAAGCAGTGGTTGGAGACTCACCTTCCTTTACTTTTAGTTCCACTGGTGTGTAAATGTCGTTTCCCCAAGATATATCAACTCCACACTGATACGTCCCAGTGTCCTCTACAGTGATCTCTCTGATCATCACCCTGAACTCTGCTGATTTGGTGTCATCAAACAGTGAGAATCTTCCTGAAGTTACCCACATGTTTTTATCTCCTGTCTTTATTAGATCAGAACAGCCTGGCCATGATCccttacagaaatatttttgtttttgtgtgtaatctGTATCATACTTGCACTTGATAAGGACTTCACCTCCTGAATATCCTGTTACTTCCTTGGAGGCTCCTCCATCTAACAAAACACCAAATATCCATCTGAGCAAAACCTTCCTTCATGTAACACTGCTGCAAATAGTGAGGGTTAttataaagtgtatttatttacctGAGATCAGGCAGATGTtaaagatgaggaggaggatctTCATCCTGAGTTCCCAATTACAGATCTCCACACCAACTCCCATTCTCTTAACCACTGGTATTGTCTGCCTTTGTTAATGTGCAGTGTATTTGTTTTGCGTACATTTTAATCAGTTAAATGATGCAGTAACCACTTCCTCTTCTGCCCCGAAAAGGAAACAGCTGCAAACCTTATCACTACCAGAGCTCTAAGCAAGACCACCTGCTTTAGACCTGCTATTAAAGGACTTTGCAGTGCAAAAGCTAagtgaaaaaaatcatacatgGCTTTAGGACTATGAAACAAACAAGTGCCCAAGCAACACAAACAAGTACCCATATGTAGTTTTATTGTCTGAATATGAAACTCAAGACAAATGTGAATGTATGAAAGTCAAAATTATTGTAGAGTTGGATATTTAGAGATAAATAGTCCCAGAAATGGTAAACATAccaaaataaatgacattttcctttttttgtggaTTGTCAACTGATGAGTGATACTGGTCTCTACACAATgaagaattatttttaaa
It encodes:
- the LOC124387633 gene encoding polymeric immunoglobulin receptor-like isoform X2 produces the protein MWVTSGRFSLFDDTKSAEFRVMIREITVEDTGTYQCGVDISWGNDIYTPVELKVKEGSSGSREVSAYAGEGVNIKCRYEDTYKDKPKSFCKIGTHQWCFTQITTKLNSEWTHNGKFSIHDNRRAGYFSVFIRELIMKDTGKYSCAVSVFEEIETYTVVKLNVGEDLSYDKSINKTVQVGGDLNISCKYPQSLKNQHKFFCKGLQPAACVYKESVTESRKDVHFGKFSLYDDRTEQIFTVSIRNVAKTDSGEFWCGAEAAWTSDHGYKVYFTQINLTVTDSSVPALTSKQPSPLLSSSITSSSTSTLTSPLSSSSSSPTTPSSSSSSAAGFSASTVITVFVILLLFLIGISVLTMILRKRHQIKATSTARGSVQNAGNNNGVPLDDCNYEEIKNITQCPALDTDTSTVYSTAHLPTNPSDPSQTVYANHDLPSIPCDSGVYSNAQLPRKPEQDIYSTVQLPTSREAEKSTQGPIYATVSFHTKSTRSNDAVAKISFNKVGVSCDYDMVSNLPSSG
- the LOC124387633 gene encoding polymeric immunoglobulin receptor-like isoform X1: MGVGVEICNWELRMKILLLIFNICLISDGGASKEVTGYSGGEVLIKCKYDTDYTQKQKYFCKGSWPGCSDLIKTGDKNMWVTSGRFSLFDDTKSAEFRVMIREITVEDTGTYQCGVDISWGNDIYTPVELKVKEGSSGSREVSAYAGEGVNIKCRYEDTYKDKPKSFCKIGTHQWCFTQITTKLNSEWTHNGKFSIHDNRRAGYFSVFIRELIMKDTGKYSCAVSVFEEIETYTVVKLNVGEDLSYDKSINKTVQVGGDLNISCKYPQSLKNQHKFFCKGLQPAACVYKESVTESRKDVHFGKFSLYDDRTEQIFTVSIRNVAKTDSGEFWCGAEAAWTSDHGYKVYFTQINLTVTDSSVPALTSKQPSPLLSSSITSSSTSTLTSPLSSSSSSPTTPSSSSSSAAGFSASTVITVFVILLLFLIGISVLTMILRKRHQIKATSTARGSVQNAGNNNGVPLDDCNYEEIKNITQCPALDTDTSTVYSTAHLPTNPSDPSQTVYANHDLPSIPCDSGVYSNAQLPRKPEQDIYSTVQLPTSREAEKSTQGPIYATVSFHTKSTRSNDAVAKISFNKVGVSCDYDMVSNLPSSG